The window CAGATCTCTAAGGCACCAATTATTAAGGATAGTTTTCAACAGGAATTACATCCTAGGCAAAGGTTATACAAAGAAACTTCTTTAAAACTGTCGGGGGCATTAGCCATGGAGATAGATATCTAAGGCAATGGTCTCTGGTCTTTCTGTAATGGTAAAAGAGGGCCCATAAAAAGTGAAGACACACTGATACCCAATCAAATTAAAGTCGATCGAAtctgctcattcattcaacaaatttttactGCACACCTGTCCTGTGAAATGTGTCATGACAGGCATTGTCAAGACCTAGATGAAGTAGAATTAATTCGGAAAACACCAGAGATAGCTTTAAATCATGTCCTATGAGGGACAGTTGAAATAATCAGATTGACCTGAAATAAGATTCCGGAGGAACAGGAAAGCCCTCATgcttaaatatttaatcttttttcttgcAGAAGAGATTAGACTTGTTTTGTATGGGACCACATAGAATTAATCAGTCAGTGGAAATCAATGGAAAGAATCATAGTAGTAGAGCTAAGAAAGAACTTGCTACCAGAGCAGTCAAAAAATGGAATGAGCTGTTTGGGAGGGAGAAGCCTCATTAgcattattggtacctggagCACTAGATACTCCAGTAGTCACTGGATACCCTGCCCCTAAATAAATCTGAAATCTGACTGCTTCAAATCAAATTACCTATAAATTCTATCACCCAAAGAACAGATTAAGCAAATTAAGATTAACAGATTAAGATTGCCAAAGGCAATCACTGCTAACATACTGGTATGTCTCCATTTCctctctgcccttttctttttttttaccattgtGAAATTGTACCCCATATGCAATTTCCTACTTTGtattgaaaattatttctctaGGTTATTTTGCACACTACTAAAATTTACCAAAACTTTTCCTAACTGCTAGATATTTAGTTTAATGACAAAAGCAGGTCTGGAGATGCTCTACGTGGTTTGCACCTCACTTACTGACTATACTATCTCAGTAAAGTTGCTTATTCTGCTTCAATtgcctcatttgcaaaatgggaattTTACCTCACAGATTTGTTGTCTTAAAGAGGCTAGTTCCAGTTAGCACTAAGAACTTTGCCTGGCTCAAAACATGCACTTGAGAATTTTTACCAATTATAGGTAAAAGCCTAAAAGTctgaagaaaaatgtgaaacattTTGAAATGGACCAAGTTTGCTGGATGTTTTTCAAGGAAACTAAAGGTTTTGTCCAGCACAATCTTGGGGTAAGAGACCCCGAGCCTTTGTGTTCAAGCTATTCTACAATTCTTAAAGTTGCACATAAATGATATTTGCCCATAGATAGCTTCTAATTCTGTTCAGTGGATAATTTACTTCCCTCTCCTGTTGAAAAAAACAGCTTTACATTTGTAAGTTCATCACATCCTGATTCACCTACTAGGGacattttgaattctttgaatGGGCTGAAATAGTTTACTGTTTCAGTAATGAGCTACGTAAAATTCTTGACAAGTCCTTTGACAGATCCCATCCAGATGTAATTTAAAGTCAAGGGACCCAAAATTAAGAATGTATTCTCTGCTCAAATGGTTGTTTGGACTTCTCATAGCATCTGTATTTTGCCATCGACATCACTGACCTTTTAGTAGGTAATTTAATTCTTCAGCAATTAAAAGACCTACTATTAATATACAAGGCACCTGCTATGTACTgcagaaaatatggaaatagtcTCTGCCTCAATGTAATTGTTTCTGGGGAAGAGCATTTAGTGGACACTAAGAACATTAGCTTTGATATCAGACAGATTGGAGGTCTAGACCAATTCTGATCCCTTTCTTACTTTAGTAGGCTttgataattaaatgaaatcaaattaCTGCATCTCTAAACCTGTTTCCTCAGTGGTGCAATGAGGTCTATGAAAGTCTGAgacatgggacgcctggatggctcagcgattgggcatctgccttcagctcagattctggtcccaggatctgggaccaagtcctacatcagggtccttcaatggagccttctccctctgcctgtgtctctgcctgtctctcatgaataaaatcttaaaaaaaaaaaaaaagtctgagactTGAAAGATAATCCACTTAAGGCACTCAGCACATCTGGCACATACATTTAAATCTTAAGCAATAAGTTAATTAACCTCTAGTAGAGAAGCCAGACCACCTATTCATACCACCCTTCCCAATCACTCCCACCACATACACACAGGGTTAGGACTGGCTAGGGCATGCCCCCCAGCCAATGCAGTCGTTATGGGAGCACTTACAGTGCCATCCCACTACAGGTTAGCTCATCCAAGATCTCATAACAAAATCACACATTTTACCACCTTATTTGCCTCAATCACTAGGTGAGCCTATCTCACCTTTATCTGAAACTTCCACATTTGTTCAACTAACACAGGTCTTACCCACCCTATCTGCAACATCAGCTCTATTCTATTACCAGAAGCTTCAAGCTCTTCTCCCAATATTTACACCTCCTTGCCCTTTTTTATAATCTGGCTCTTCCCTAAACCAATCCCTAGCAGCAACTGCGGTTTATCATCCCATACTCCTGGACCTCAAGGCTAGGAGCAGAGGTGGATTTACTACAAAGCTCATGGAAGTTAAGCTTCAGAAGTCTCTAACTTCCATGACCTCCTACAATAGCAGTACATTtgtcatgttttttaaaacttggcAAGTTTAACCACAATCAAGATCATTTTTCTACTGTTCTCGGCCACACTTCCCTTTCAGTGAAAGGACACCATACCAGAAGCTAGCTGATCACTCCCTGCTTGGTTTCTAGGATGCCACTATCTTGATTCTCCTCCAGTCTTCATCTTCACACCTGTGCCTGGAGAAACTCAGAACAGTCCTCTTCCTCCATTATctcctagattttaaaaattggatctCTTCTAGTCATATGAGATCCCAAAATAGGGGATTCATATTCTGGGGCAACCCAAATTGCACACACAGTCCAAATTTGGCTCCCATGGACTCGAGAGTAATATACCCAAATGCCTACTTGGGAGGCTCCATTTAGTCTAATAAGCACTTTCAGCTTACTATACCCCAAACTTATTCCCCAAACCATTTTTTCAGTCCTAACTCAGTAAGAACCATAGTCTTCCAGGTGCTCAGGCCAAAACCATTAGAATCACCCTTTATTTTGTATCTCCCACATCTAGCCCTTCAACAAATCCTGTCATCTTGCTCTTCAGAAGCCACGTTTATAGACTACCTCAACCACTCCCTTTTATTCTAGTCCTAAACAAGATCACTTACCTAAACTATTCCAACACACTTATTTCCCCCTTTCCACCCTTGCCTCACTTAAGTCTATTCTGCTCACAAGACCCGTGAAACTGAGCCTTAATCACTGCCCTCCCCTTCTACATACAAACATTTGAGAAACTTACAAGCTTCTACCTGTGAGTTACCCCAAAAACTAGGACTACAACCTCCTCACCTCTGGGTATTGCCCAGGGATTTcagtaaaacaacaaaaaaacccaaaaaaacaaacatatttcaaTAGTTTTACTTCTACTGCCTAGATCATGGAGCAAATCAATTACTTACTTACGACAATTGTCTCGGGTTACATACTGGATCCTAAATATACAAGTCACCTTATGTAaccaaaaaaaatattctggggCAACCCAAATTGCACACGCAGTCCAAATTTGGCTCCCATGGACGCAACAGGATTTGTTGTTTTTGGAATATAAAAACACTGGCATTTTTATCAGAGTTCAGCATGAATACTGATATAACTGAGGGAAATTAAACCACATTATGTTGAAGATGAACCCACTGAGaaaataagtactttttaaaaatgagatttctaAAATCAAATGACCATTCCAGTCACATTAAAACACTCATAAttggagtatttttattttatatacaatgaGTTGGCATCAAAGTAGGTATCTTGGACATCTGCAGTTAAGGTAGGTATCTTGGATGACCCATTCAAGGAAGTTCACTTAATCCAACTGAAAAAGAAGCAGACaggaaataaattaattcaaaacgTTTAAATACTCATTTTATTCTCACCAACACTGGTTCTTATTATGAAGAATGAGATTTAAACTGGAAATTTGACCCACCCAAGCTAGCTACCAATCTCAAAATagcttaaatatttactgaatgcccaCAACAAGCTGTTCCacaaacaattatatatatattttaaagattttatttattcatgagaaacagaaaggcagagacacaggcagatggagaaacaagGCCCCacccaggaagcccaatgtgggactcgaccctggaccccgagatcaccCCGAgtcaaaagcagaggctcaaccgctgagccacccaggtgtcccgacaaCAATTCTTTTTTAGACTGTTAACTTTAGTACTGTTATTCTCACTTTAGTGACTTTAGTACTGTTATTCTTCCCTCAAAAGAATTTTCCACTAGAAAAATACTACATAAAATGATCTTTACCAAAACCTCAGGGGGTTACTAAGTAGGTAACTAATTACACAGCTAGTATTTTGGTACTCAATGTGTGACAGACGCTACTATAGGAGCCACTCGTAAATTAACCCATTTAATCTTAACCTGTGAAAAACTGGGGACATAGTTGTGAGATCAAGAGCCTgagtccactctcatcactgatACACTCACCACCTCCCACTGAGTGAGATAtataggaacctccatactgcaaCAAGCTTTTAGTATATATACTAAGTGACCAAAACTAAAAAAAGTCTAAACTTAAGATACTTTGTATCTACCAGAGATCATACATTAACGTCAGTGACTATCTCAAAGACCCAACAAAGTGGTAGTTTtcgccagaggaaaaaaaaacactaccaCTTAACTGATTTTTAGGACTCAAGACAGCTCTATGTATGCAAACTATACGCAAACTACTTTTTGCAACaactttgcaatttatttttctcaggcaGAAACGTAACTTCATGTGACTGGTCTCAAGAGAGCTATTAAATAGGGAGACTTCTATCTGAATCCTAACAAGGTCTATCTGGGCCCCATTCCCCAAGCCCATTCCAGTATATGATGCTATTCCACAACTCAGGGCAGTAGCCAACACGTTTCTTTTGCTGGACAATGTTTGGATACGATTAAAGAGATCCAAAACTTAATTTTGGTTCCTAAAACTGACAGACTagtgaaaaaagaattttaaagtctACACCCTCCTATCCCATTACCCTGACCGCCAAAACTATTTTAACAGTGCCGTCCgatacccgcccccccccaaagCCCTGCTAACAACTAAGACAAAGAGGAAGACGATGTTGTTCGAAGGCTCAAAAAAGGAAGTCTCCGAACGTTCCGCGCTCACAGGACCGGGAGTACGGCATCCGCGGCCGCGCACCTTAATGAAGCCTATATCCTTGGCGTACTGACGGAAACACTGGCGGCACATGTTGAGGCCGTATTTCCGGATCAGACCGTGCCGGTTTGAACAGACGCGGCTGTAAGAAAAGAGACGGCGTTACTGGTCGCAGAAATGGAAGGATTCCACGCTCTGGGGCAACCGCCCGCACCGCCCGTCTTCCCCGACGCGTCAGAGGCCCGTAATGGCGGCAGTCACAGCTCCACGGTCGGCCTAACCCCACACGCCGCGCGGGCTCCTCTCCATTAGAGTTCTGGCCGCGTCACAACCCAGTGCAACCCTTCCTTAAAGCCACACTCTGTTGCTCACCAAGAACGAGAGCCCTGGCCAAACTTCCTCGGGTGGCTCCAGTAGAGCTGCTGGTGACCCATCTTGCTCTTTCGGATGCAACGaggcaaaaggaagaaatctGAGAACGCATGCGCTCTTCAAATTTTTGAG of the Canis lupus baileyi chromosome 9, mCanLup2.hap1, whole genome shotgun sequence genome contains:
- the RPS29 gene encoding small ribosomal subunit protein uS14, coding for MGHQQLYWSHPRKFGQGSRSCRVCSNRHGLIRKYGLNMCRQCFRQYAKDIGFIKLD